Within the Sulfitobacter sp. JL08 genome, the region CTGCCGGATTTGAAAAGCCCCATTGATCGAATTAACACGGCCACGCGGCGGGCCCGTCGGAAAAAGCCGGATGGCGCATTTCGCTGCCGACGGAAATGCCCAGAGATTTTGACAGCCCGCCATTTATTTCCAGAACCGCCAACAGATTATCGCCGCCGGATTTGGGCTGCAAATCACCGGGTTGCGCGCGGTGATGTATGCTGCGCACGGTTCCCGTCTTGTCCAGAAAGATCATGTCCAGTTCAATCAGGGTGTTCTTCATCCAGAACGAAAGCGTTTGCGGTTCATCATAGACAAACAACATGCCCGAAGACTGCGGCAGGTTTTCGCGAAACATCAGGCCGCGACCACGTTCTTCTGCGGTGTCGGCGATTTCAACAGTGAAACGGGCCTGCCCCCAGTCGCCGCGCAAGGTAACTGCGTTTTGCTGACATGCCGCAAATGCGGTGCCGCACAGCATCACCAGAAAAGCCGTAACAGAAAAAAGCCGGATCACGTTTCGCTTTTGCCCAGCGCCGCTTCCCATGCGAACACTTCTGCCGCCATGCGGCCGCGTTTGCCTGCTACAACGCGCAGGGCCAATGCCTCGCCCGGTTGCAGATCGGCCAGACCGGACCGGCGCAGGACTTCCATGTGAAGAAACACATCTTCGGGCTGGCCGAAAACATTGGCAAAGCCAAAACCCTTGCCTTTGTCGAACCATTTCACCCGTCCGGGGGCAAGCGGCGTGTTGCGCACCGCATCCAGATCAAGATCAACGAAATCCGCAAGAGTTACCTGATCATTGCCGACAGGCGGTTCGATCGACAGAACTTCGACGGCCTGCACACCACGGTCAGTGTCCTGCACCATGATATCAACCTGTGCAGAATCGGCGACAGAGCTTTGGCCAAAATTACGCAACACGTTCACATGCAACAGAATATCCGGGCCGCCGGTTTCCGCGACGACAAAGCCAAACCCCTTAACCGGGTCAAACCACTTAACAAGGCCATGAACCTGGCGCATGTTCTGTTCACTGTCCGTCAAAACTTCAAACCTCAATCGCGTCCCGCGCATGTAACTTTCTGTTCACTCTTGCGACATATTGCCCTTTTGATTCAAGCTTAAAAAGCAACCTGTTTTCATACTGTTGCATTTCACGTCACGTGAAATTCACGGATTTAGGCGGGAAACCGCCCAGTCTGACCCCTCATTTTCACGTCTCCAGACAAGACGGTCGTGCAACCGAAAAGCGCCATCCGCCCATAATTCAATCTCGGTGGGAACAATCCGGTAGCCGCCCCAAAACGGCGGCCGTGGCGGGTTTGGACCCTTCGATGCCGTGATCTTAGCAACTTCTGCCAACAAAGTCGCCCGCGATTTTAAGGGCGACGACTGATCCGATGCCCACGCGCCCAACCGGCTTTGCAAAGACCGGGAGGCATAATAGGCATCAGCGGCAGGGCCGTTCTCTTTCGTGACCACTCCGCGCACCCGAACTTGGCGGCGCAGACTTTTCCAGTGCATGACGAATGCGGCTTTGCCGGCCTGGTCGATCTCTAGTGCCTTTTGGCTTGTGTAGTTGGTGTAAAAGACAAACGCGCGGTCTTCGATTTCCTTCAGCAGAACCATACGCACATTGGGCATACCATCGGCATCGACCGTCGACAGCGCGATCGCATTGGGATCGTTGGGTTCGCTGCTTTCCGCCTCGTCCAGCCAGCGCCGTGCAATTGCGATCGGGTCATCCCCGGCAAAAATTCCGCTTCGTTTTTCCATCACGCTCGTCCTGCCTTCAAAATAATACGTTCACAAGGATTGCCCTGCTCCGGCAAACCGGCACACAGAGCGCGCTCTTGATGCAGTCTGTCCAATCGCCTAAAGGACATGATACCAGAAATGCCAAAGGGCAGAGAGGCTGATATGTCAAATAATCTGATGACCGGCAAGCGCGGTCTGATCATGGGCTTGGCCAACGACAAGTCAATCGCCTGGGGCATTGCAAAGGCCTGTGCGGATGCCGGTGCGGACCTGGCGTTTTCCTTTCAGGGCGACGCGTTGAAAAAGCGGGTTGAACCGTTGGCGGCGCAATTGGGCAGCAACATCGTTTTGCCCTGCGATGTCGGGGACGAGGCATCGATGGATGCGCTGTTCGCCGCGCTGAAAGACGTTTGGGGCAGCATTGATTTTCTGGTTCATGCCATTGGATTTTCTGATAAAAACGAACTTCGCGGCCGCTACGTGGATACCAGCCGTTCGAATTTCCAGATGAGCATGGATATATCCGTCTACTCCTTTACCGCCGTCGTGCAACGCGCAGAAAAGATGATGAACGAAGGTGGATCGTGTCTGACGCTGACCTATTACGGCGCAGAAAAAGTGATGCCGCATTACAATGTGATGGGCGTGGCCAAGGCCGCGCTGGAAGCGTCGGTCCAGTATCTTGCCGAAGATCTTGGCAAGGACGGTATCCGCGTGAATGCAATTTCGGCCGGACCGATCAAGACACTTGCGGCATCGGGTATCGGTGATTTCCGCTACATCATGAAGTGGAACGAATACAATTCACCGCTGCGGCGCAATGTAACCACCGAAGATGTCGGCAAGGCTGCGTTGTTTCTGCTCTCCGATCTCGGATCGGGCACAACGGGTGAAAACCTGCATGTCGATGCAGGATACCATGTCGTCGGCATGAAGGCCGTCGACGCGCCGGATATGTCAAAGGACTAGGGACAGGATGACATTTGAAAGCCTGATCGCCTTCAACCTTGTGCTGATGGCGGCGATTGCCAGTCCCGGCGCGGCGCTGCTTTATTTTGTCAAAACAACGGTCGCAGCCGGTCGCCGCGCGGGATTGATGACCGGGCTGGGTTTGGGAACGGCTGCTGCCGGCTGGACTCTGGCGGCCCTGATCGGGCTGGAAAGTGTGTTCCGGTTGTTTCCATGGGCCTATTCCGCTCTGCGTATCGGCGGTGCCCTCTACCTGATCTGGATCGCGATCCAGACGTGGCGCCATGCCAGACATCCGCTTCCAGACACACCGATGCCGCACGGACGGGCCTTCCTGTCCGGACTGCTGGTCAATGCAGGAAACCCAAAATCCATGCTGTTTGCCGCTGCGGTGATTGTGGTGGTGTTCCCGCAGGGCCTGACCTCTCCGGAAATTGCGCTGATCGTGCTGAACCACTGGCTGCTAGAGCTTGCGTTTTACGCGGTTTTTGCATTTGCGCTTGGCTCAAACGCGGCGCGCACGCGCTATCTGCGGCTTAAACCTTTGCTGGATCGTATTGCCGCTACGTTGCTGGGGGCACTCGGGCTGAAACTATTAACGGACAGGTAACCAAATGACAGACCGCCTCCCTCACGAAAAAGGCTTCCACATCAGCTGGGATCAAATTCACCGCGACAGCCGTGCACTGGCCTGGCGGCTGGATGGTCATGGACCGGATGACGGCGCATGGCGCGCGGTGGTGGCGATTACCCGGGGCGGCATGGCCCCCGCGATGATCGTAAGCCGTGAATTGGATATTCGCACCGTCGATACAATCAGCATCAAATCCTACGACCATCAGGCTCAATCAGAAGCCAAGGTTCTGAAATCCCCCGATGTCGAACTGATGGGAGATGGCACCGGAATTCTGATCATCGATGATCTGGTCGACAGCGGAAAAACTCTGGAAGTGGTGCGCGCGATGTTCCCAAAGGCGCATTTTGCCACTGTCTATGCAAAACCAAAGGGCCGCCCGCAGGTCGATACCTTTATCACCGAGGTCAGTCAGGACACGTGGATCTTCTTTCCGTGGGATATGGCGCTGCAATATGTTGAACCCTATCGCGGCACCGACTGATCAGGCCTCCCCGCGCGAAAAAAGACAAAACCACCCCATGCCAGCCCCGGCTTTCATCTTTTCGAAAATACTTCCGCCGGAGGCCCGTCGCGCAAAGCGCGACACAGCATGAAACCCTGACCGAAATCGCGCGTATTGCGCCGCAACTGGATTGAACCGATGCCCCTGACCCGCACCGTAGCCACCTTCGCCCCACCCGTAATGGAGGCCCGCCGCTGGCTGGACGGGATCGCTTTTCCAGCCGACCGCCCGCTGATCAACGTCAGTCAGGCCGCCCCGGTTGATCCACCCCCCGACAGTTTGCGTCAGGTCATGGCCGATGTTGCGCTGAACGACAACAGCACACATCTTTACGGTCCGGTTCTGGGGCTTGACGCATTGCGCACCGAACTGGCGCAGCAGACAGGTGAACATTATAACGGCAAGGTAACGCAGGAAAACGTCGGCATCACTTCAGGCTGCAATCAGGCGTTTGCCGCCGCAATCATGTCCCTGACCAGCGAAGGCGACGACGTGATCCTGCCCACGCCGTGGTACTTCAATCACAAGATGTGGCTGGACATGACCGGCGTTGCGTCGGTGGCGCTGCCCTGTGGTGCGGCCATGCTGCCCGATCCGGAACAGGCCGCCGCGCTGATCACACCACGCACCCGCGCCATCGCCCTGGTCAGCCCCAATAACCCCAGCGGCGTGGAATATCCGGCGGATCTGCTGCGTGCATTT harbors:
- a CDS encoding DUF192 domain-containing protein, producing the protein MGSGAGQKRNVIRLFSVTAFLVMLCGTAFAACQQNAVTLRGDWGQARFTVEIADTAEERGRGLMFRENLPQSSGMLFVYDEPQTLSFWMKNTLIELDMIFLDKTGTVRSIHHRAQPGDLQPKSGGDNLLAVLEINGGLSKSLGISVGSEMRHPAFSDGPAAWPC
- a CDS encoding cold-shock protein, coding for MRQVHGLVKWFDPVKGFGFVVAETGGPDILLHVNVLRNFGQSSVADSAQVDIMVQDTDRGVQAVEVLSIEPPVGNDQVTLADFVDLDLDAVRNTPLAPGRVKWFDKGKGFGFANVFGQPEDVFLHMEVLRRSGLADLQPGEALALRVVAGKRGRMAAEVFAWEAALGKSET
- the pdxH gene encoding pyridoxamine 5'-phosphate oxidase, with translation MEKRSGIFAGDDPIAIARRWLDEAESSEPNDPNAIALSTVDADGMPNVRMVLLKEIEDRAFVFYTNYTSQKALEIDQAGKAAFVMHWKSLRRQVRVRGVVTKENGPAADAYYASRSLQSRLGAWASDQSSPLKSRATLLAEVAKITASKGPNPPRPPFWGGYRIVPTEIELWADGAFRLHDRLVWRRENEGSDWAVSRLNP
- the fabI gene encoding enoyl-ACP reductase FabI, which produces MSNNLMTGKRGLIMGLANDKSIAWGIAKACADAGADLAFSFQGDALKKRVEPLAAQLGSNIVLPCDVGDEASMDALFAALKDVWGSIDFLVHAIGFSDKNELRGRYVDTSRSNFQMSMDISVYSFTAVVQRAEKMMNEGGSCLTLTYYGAEKVMPHYNVMGVAKAALEASVQYLAEDLGKDGIRVNAISAGPIKTLAASGIGDFRYIMKWNEYNSPLRRNVTTEDVGKAALFLLSDLGSGTTGENLHVDAGYHVVGMKAVDAPDMSKD
- a CDS encoding LysE family translocator translates to MTFESLIAFNLVLMAAIASPGAALLYFVKTTVAAGRRAGLMTGLGLGTAAAGWTLAALIGLESVFRLFPWAYSALRIGGALYLIWIAIQTWRHARHPLPDTPMPHGRAFLSGLLVNAGNPKSMLFAAAVIVVVFPQGLTSPEIALIVLNHWLLELAFYAVFAFALGSNAARTRYLRLKPLLDRIAATLLGALGLKLLTDR
- the gpt gene encoding xanthine phosphoribosyltransferase codes for the protein MTDRLPHEKGFHISWDQIHRDSRALAWRLDGHGPDDGAWRAVVAITRGGMAPAMIVSRELDIRTVDTISIKSYDHQAQSEAKVLKSPDVELMGDGTGILIIDDLVDSGKTLEVVRAMFPKAHFATVYAKPKGRPQVDTFITEVSQDTWIFFPWDMALQYVEPYRGTD